The following are encoded in a window of Brevibacillus ruminantium genomic DNA:
- the codB gene encoding cytosine permease, with product MSTSAQDKEYSLEAVPRSERSSFWHILVVMLGFTFFSASMWSGGQLGTGLTFLQFVLAVLAGNLILGAYTGALAYMAADTGLSTHLLARFAFGEKGSYLASFMLAMTQIGWFGVGVAMFALPVNKVTGIDTTLLIVIFGILMTATVYFGIKALAILSFIACPSIAILGTISVTDAANSVGGLQGLLQYQPTQAISMATALTICVGSFISGGTLTPDFTRFANSKRNGVIATVIAFFIGNSLMFFFGAIGAIATGEADVSEVMFLQGMILPAIVILGLNIWTTNDNALYASGLGLSNITKVTIKKVVIFNGVVGTALAWWLYNNFVDFLTFLGSTLPPIGAIILADFFIVNREKYKDFKQAKFVSVNVTAIVAWVAGVLLATFAPGIPPLNAIIGSALVYVVITLVGKKGRQ from the coding sequence ATGAGTACATCTGCACAAGACAAGGAGTATTCACTGGAAGCAGTGCCAAGGTCGGAGCGAAGCAGTTTTTGGCACATTCTCGTCGTGATGCTCGGATTTACGTTTTTTTCGGCAAGCATGTGGTCTGGCGGTCAGCTCGGCACCGGTCTTACCTTTCTGCAATTTGTTCTGGCTGTACTCGCGGGCAATTTGATTCTGGGCGCCTATACCGGAGCCCTGGCGTATATGGCGGCGGATACGGGGCTATCTACGCATCTTTTGGCCCGCTTCGCCTTTGGAGAAAAAGGCTCTTACCTCGCCTCGTTTATGCTGGCCATGACACAAATCGGCTGGTTTGGCGTGGGGGTCGCGATGTTTGCCTTGCCGGTCAACAAAGTGACGGGGATTGATACCACGCTGTTAATCGTTATCTTTGGCATCCTGATGACGGCGACTGTCTACTTTGGCATCAAGGCATTGGCGATCCTCAGCTTTATCGCCTGTCCGTCTATCGCCATCCTGGGAACAATTTCGGTGACGGATGCGGCCAACTCTGTGGGCGGGCTGCAGGGACTGCTGCAATACCAACCGACGCAGGCCATCTCGATGGCGACAGCGCTGACCATCTGTGTGGGCTCCTTTATTAGCGGTGGGACACTGACGCCGGACTTTACCCGCTTTGCCAACTCCAAGCGAAATGGTGTGATTGCCACGGTAATCGCCTTTTTTATCGGCAATTCCCTGATGTTTTTCTTCGGGGCGATCGGAGCGATTGCCACAGGGGAGGCGGACGTTTCCGAAGTGATGTTCCTGCAGGGGATGATTCTTCCCGCCATCGTCATTCTCGGTTTAAACATCTGGACGACCAATGACAACGCGCTCTATGCGTCTGGCCTCGGTTTGTCCAACATCACCAAGGTGACGATCAAAAAAGTGGTGATCTTCAACGGGGTGGTCGGAACAGCCCTGGCATGGTGGCTGTACAATAACTTCGTCGACTTTCTCACCTTCCTGGGCTCTACGCTGCCTCCGATCGGGGCGATCATTTTAGCCGACTTTTTCATCGTGAATCGGGAGAAATACAAAGACTTCAAACAGGCGAAGTTCGTCAGTGTCAACGTGACGGCGATTGTCGCGTGGGTAGCCGGTGTGCTGCTGGCCACGTTTGCGCCGGGAATCCCGCCGCTGAATGCGATCATCGGCTCGGCCCTGGTCTACGTCGTAATCACTTTGGTCGGAAAAAAGGGAAGACAGTAG
- a CDS encoding nicotinate phosphoribosyltransferase — protein MLSPGLALHTDKYQINMMYAHWVQGTHNRKAVFEAFFRKLPFGNGYAVFAGLERIVKYVEDLRFEDSDLEYLREQEENYDPAFLEELRNFRFTGTLYSVREGSLVFPGEPLVRVESRIFEAQLIETALLNFMNYQTLIATKASRIRQVAKGDLLMEFGIRRAQEADAALWGTRAVYLAGFDSTSNMLAGKLFGIPTAGTHAHSWVQSHENEEEAFRRYAQALPDQVTLLVDTYDTLGSGVPHAINIGLEMKRQGKSMKAVRLDSGDIAYLSIKTREMLDQAGLSEVKIVASNDLDEHTIQSLKVQGARVDSWGVGTQLITAADQPTLGGVYKLVAREGGDGAYIPTIKISANPEKVTIPGPKNIYRLIDTNTGKAIADYLCYPEETDIGEKAAIKLFHPNHPYISRQVEKYEAESLLIPVFQDGKRVYDLPDLTEIRQYHQKQLRMFWPEYLRMHNPEHYWVHLSEQVWETRANLMKRYTDK, from the coding sequence TTGCTTTCACCAGGCCTAGCTCTTCATACAGACAAGTATCAGATCAATATGATGTACGCACATTGGGTGCAGGGAACGCATAACCGCAAAGCAGTGTTTGAAGCGTTTTTCCGCAAGCTCCCCTTTGGCAACGGGTACGCTGTTTTTGCCGGATTGGAGCGGATCGTCAAGTACGTGGAGGATCTTCGCTTTGAGGATAGCGATCTGGAATATTTGCGGGAACAGGAAGAAAATTACGATCCCGCCTTTCTCGAAGAACTGCGGAATTTTCGGTTCACCGGTACGCTTTATTCAGTTCGGGAAGGCTCGCTTGTCTTTCCCGGTGAGCCGCTAGTTCGCGTAGAAAGCCGTATTTTTGAGGCGCAGTTGATCGAGACGGCTCTGCTCAATTTCATGAACTACCAAACGTTGATTGCGACCAAGGCCTCCCGAATTCGTCAGGTGGCAAAAGGCGATTTGCTGATGGAATTTGGCATCCGCCGGGCACAGGAGGCGGACGCAGCGCTCTGGGGGACGCGTGCTGTCTATCTGGCCGGATTTGACTCCACTTCCAATATGCTGGCCGGAAAGCTGTTTGGCATCCCGACGGCGGGGACTCACGCGCACTCCTGGGTGCAGTCTCATGAAAATGAGGAGGAAGCTTTTCGGCGCTACGCACAGGCCTTGCCTGATCAGGTGACTTTGCTTGTCGATACCTACGATACGCTGGGAAGCGGCGTGCCCCATGCGATCAACATCGGACTGGAGATGAAGCGGCAGGGGAAAAGCATGAAGGCTGTGCGTCTGGACAGCGGTGACATCGCGTATCTGTCCATTAAAACGAGAGAAATGCTCGACCAGGCTGGACTCTCCGAAGTAAAGATCGTGGCCTCCAATGACCTCGACGAGCATACGATCCAGAGTTTGAAGGTACAGGGCGCCCGGGTGGACTCCTGGGGTGTCGGAACCCAACTGATCACGGCAGCCGACCAGCCCACTTTGGGCGGCGTGTACAAACTGGTGGCCCGAGAAGGGGGAGACGGCGCGTATATTCCCACGATCAAAATTTCGGCCAACCCGGAAAAGGTCACGATCCCCGGACCCAAGAACATTTACCGCCTGATCGACACGAATACGGGCAAGGCGATTGCCGACTACCTCTGCTATCCGGAGGAAACGGATATTGGGGAAAAGGCGGCCATCAAGCTGTTTCACCCCAATCATCCTTACATCAGCCGGCAGGTGGAAAAGTACGAGGCCGAATCTTTGCTAATCCCCGTATTTCAAGACGGGAAACGCGTCTACGATCTGCCGGATTTGACCGAGATTCGCCAGTATCATCAAAAGCAGCTGCGAATGTTTTGGCCGGAATACCTGCGCATGCACAATCCGGAGCATTACTGGGTACATCTGAGCGAGCAGGTCTGGGAGACGCGGGCCAATCTGATGAAGCGTTATACTGACAAATAA
- a CDS encoding MBL fold metallo-hydrolase, with protein sequence MKVEQISEHIWSLRTWMLIPLRVWLVADEDGITLVDAGMSFMAKGIEKAITQLGRGPLKQILLTHGHSDHTGALAALLARRGVPVLAHRIEIPYMEGQLLYPRRKKLEHNVAPGLAKALPENEHEQLAKVAGLQPYLTPGHSPGHVVYYHEQDQVLLAGDLFTSKKGKLHRPMPMFTADMEEAVRSGSIIETLRPQRLEVCHGGPVMNPAEQLEDYLEKFGPAVLA encoded by the coding sequence ATGAAAGTAGAACAAATTTCTGAGCATATCTGGTCTCTTCGCACGTGGATGTTGATCCCGCTGCGGGTTTGGCTGGTGGCAGATGAAGACGGGATCACGCTGGTAGACGCGGGGATGTCGTTCATGGCAAAAGGAATAGAGAAGGCAATCACGCAACTGGGACGCGGCCCGCTCAAACAGATTCTCCTGACACATGGCCACTCCGACCATACGGGTGCGCTGGCCGCGCTGCTGGCCCGTCGCGGGGTGCCTGTGCTCGCCCACCGTATCGAAATCCCCTACATGGAGGGACAGCTCTTGTATCCCCGCCGCAAAAAGCTCGAGCACAATGTGGCGCCCGGATTGGCAAAAGCGCTCCCGGAAAACGAGCATGAACAATTAGCCAAAGTAGCTGGCTTGCAGCCGTACCTGACACCAGGTCACTCACCCGGACACGTCGTGTATTACCATGAGCAGGATCAAGTGCTGCTTGCAGGCGACTTGTTCACCTCCAAAAAAGGCAAGCTTCACCGGCCCATGCCCATGTTTACGGCCGATATGGAGGAAGCTGTGCGCAGCGGCAGCATTATCGAGACGCTGCGGCCGCAGCGACTCGAGGTTTGTCACGGTGGGCCGGTCATGAATCCGGCTGAACAGCTGGAGGATTATCTGGAGAAGTTTGGGCCGGCGGTTTTGGCTTGA
- a CDS encoding thioredoxin family protein, translated as MNICENLEEVQALIRAKGIVLVFIKTSQCGVCDAVLAKTEELLSRYPEVAGCLVSMEKTPVIASEFLVFTAPTLLLFADGREVHRQSRFVEFAKWEKLLHAWTDSLA; from the coding sequence ATGAACATCTGCGAAAATCTGGAAGAAGTACAAGCGTTGATTCGAGCCAAAGGAATCGTGCTCGTTTTTATCAAAACCAGTCAATGCGGTGTGTGTGACGCCGTTCTGGCCAAGACGGAGGAACTGCTGTCCCGTTACCCAGAGGTAGCAGGCTGTCTGGTCTCGATGGAAAAGACGCCGGTCATCGCTTCGGAATTTCTGGTCTTTACAGCACCGACCTTGCTTTTGTTCGCAGATGGCAGGGAAGTACATCGCCAGTCCCGATTCGTCGAGTTCGCCAAGTGGGAGAAGCTGCTCCACGCGTGGACGGACTCTTTGGCATAG
- a CDS encoding TetR/AcrR family transcriptional regulator has translation MARKQEQRSEETKQSILQAAGQLFAERGYDAVTMREIAKEAGCSHTTIYIYFKDKEALLHQLSMEPLQTLLDAMEKHLQDPLLSPEERLLAISQTFLQFCLTNRSMYALFFMVKSSRVDEQEPALEIQQRRNQLFALLKEAVSAILPLHQPEERKWAFARVYFFTLHGIIGTYAQSEEPYEQLQERLGSTFDLALQVALAGCKQLANEGNVGK, from the coding sequence ATGGCCAGAAAACAGGAACAGCGCTCAGAAGAGACCAAGCAATCGATTTTGCAAGCGGCTGGTCAGCTTTTTGCAGAGCGCGGCTACGATGCTGTCACGATGCGGGAAATCGCCAAGGAAGCCGGTTGCTCCCATACCACGATCTATATCTATTTTAAGGATAAAGAGGCTTTGCTTCATCAGCTTTCCATGGAGCCGCTCCAAACTCTGCTGGACGCGATGGAAAAGCATTTGCAAGACCCTTTGCTTTCGCCGGAAGAAAGACTGCTTGCAATCAGTCAGACCTTCCTGCAATTTTGTTTGACAAACCGCAGCATGTACGCTCTCTTTTTCATGGTGAAATCTTCCCGCGTGGACGAACAAGAGCCCGCCCTGGAGATTCAGCAGCGGCGCAATCAATTGTTTGCACTTCTGAAGGAAGCCGTCAGTGCCATTCTGCCGCTCCACCAGCCGGAAGAACGGAAGTGGGCTTTTGCACGGGTCTATTTCTTTACCCTGCACGGGATCATCGGGACGTACGCCCAATCCGAGGAGCCTTACGAGCAGTTGCAGGAACGATTGGGTTCGACGTTTGATCTGGCTTTGCAGGTCGCGCTGGCCGGCTGTAAACAACTTGCAAATGAAGGGAATGTGGGCAAATGA
- a CDS encoding LysR family transcriptional regulator, whose translation MDIRQLQYFAEVAKQRSFTRAAEVLHVSQPSISKMIKSLETELGVILLDRSERKIELTDAGQLVFEHAQRVLQAMGDLTSSLEELRQVERGFVRLGLLPTVGAFLLPAAIASFKKHYPQIELEMREYSARPLEAQVERGHIDIGLTVLPVDEERFEAIALRAEDLVAIVYPEHWLYGRESINLQELSEESFVLFTEEYAMHDVVRQACLQAGFEPKVAYMSSLWDFVGEMVAAQIGISLVPRSVAQRLNKGRLHVVTLSWPPIDWTYALICRKDRYLSHAARAFIGFVREHVIG comes from the coding sequence ATGGATATCAGACAGCTTCAGTATTTTGCCGAGGTGGCAAAACAACGCAGCTTTACCCGGGCGGCCGAGGTGCTTCACGTCTCGCAGCCGTCGATCAGCAAAATGATCAAAAGCCTGGAAACCGAATTGGGTGTCATTCTGCTCGATCGCAGTGAACGAAAGATCGAATTGACGGATGCCGGCCAGCTTGTCTTTGAGCACGCCCAAAGAGTGCTGCAGGCGATGGGAGATCTGACCAGCTCCCTCGAGGAATTGCGTCAGGTGGAGCGCGGCTTCGTCCGGTTGGGACTGCTTCCGACAGTCGGGGCGTTTTTACTGCCGGCTGCCATCGCCAGCTTCAAGAAGCATTATCCGCAGATTGAACTGGAGATGCGGGAGTATAGTGCGAGGCCCTTGGAGGCTCAGGTGGAGCGCGGTCATATCGATATCGGATTGACCGTGCTGCCGGTTGATGAGGAGCGCTTTGAAGCCATTGCGCTGCGGGCCGAAGACCTGGTGGCGATCGTCTACCCCGAGCACTGGCTTTATGGCAGGGAGAGCATCAATCTGCAGGAGCTTAGCGAGGAGTCCTTTGTATTGTTTACAGAAGAGTACGCCATGCATGATGTGGTTCGGCAAGCGTGTTTGCAGGCCGGTTTTGAACCAAAGGTAGCCTATATGAGCTCGCTGTGGGACTTCGTCGGAGAGATGGTGGCGGCACAGATCGGGATCTCGCTTGTCCCCCGGTCGGTCGCACAGCGCCTGAACAAAGGCAGACTTCACGTCGTCACACTATCCTGGCCGCCGATTGACTGGACCTATGCCCTGATCTGCCGAAAGGATCGCTATCTCTCCCATGCTGCGCGCGCCTTTATCGGGTTTGTTCGGGAGCATGTCATTGGATAA
- a CDS encoding DsrE family protein has product MQNKVILLASDQFGKGEPALGEAVMETFLVHIKQAAQKPVAIFCMNRGVFTLTEQSLSYLHLKELEEQGVPVYGCKTCVEHYGVADKLMAGQIAGMNHFVELAGKHEVFTIS; this is encoded by the coding sequence ATGCAAAACAAGGTAATTTTGCTTGCTTCCGACCAGTTTGGAAAAGGGGAACCGGCGCTGGGAGAAGCGGTCATGGAGACCTTTTTGGTCCACATCAAACAGGCGGCTCAAAAGCCTGTCGCCATCTTCTGCATGAACCGGGGCGTCTTTACCCTGACGGAGCAATCCCTCTCGTATCTTCATTTGAAGGAGCTGGAGGAGCAGGGGGTTCCCGTCTACGGCTGCAAAACCTGTGTGGAGCATTACGGTGTAGCTGACAAGCTGATGGCCGGACAGATTGCAGGAATGAACCACTTTGTGGAGCTGGCTGGCAAGCATGAAGTGTTCACCATCTCCTGA
- a CDS encoding cytosine deaminase, with amino-acid sequence MLIINAKLRGRDGLWQIAIHDGKITKIAPEITDASGEVLDVGGALVLPPFVEPHIHLDTTLTAGEPHWNVSGTLFEGIQRWAERKQTLTREDVKERAKTALKWQIAQGIQHVRTHVDVTDPNLTALHAMLEVKEEMAPFVDVQLVAFPQEGILSYANGAELLEESLRLGADVVGGIPHYEFTREYGVESMRIAFALAEKYDRLVDIHCDEIDDEQSRFVEVVAAEALRLGIGEKVTASHTTAMHSYNDAYASKLFRLLKLSGIHFVANPLVNIHLQGRFDSYPKRRGITRVKEMVQEGINVCFGHDDIFDPWYPLGTGNMLQVLFMGIHACQLMGYEQIVNSIDLITENSAKTLHLGDQYGIEEGRPANLIVLNARDEYDAIRRQVSVRYSIRHGKIIAETEPTQPVLRLGEQQEAVTFQK; translated from the coding sequence ATGCTGATCATCAATGCAAAACTGCGGGGCCGGGATGGTTTGTGGCAAATCGCCATCCACGACGGCAAAATTACAAAAATCGCACCGGAGATTACCGATGCGTCAGGAGAAGTGCTAGATGTGGGCGGGGCGCTTGTGCTGCCCCCATTCGTGGAGCCGCATATCCATCTGGATACGACCCTGACGGCCGGAGAGCCGCACTGGAATGTGAGCGGGACGCTGTTTGAAGGGATACAGCGCTGGGCGGAGCGCAAGCAAACCCTGACCCGGGAAGACGTCAAAGAAAGAGCCAAAACAGCGCTGAAATGGCAGATTGCCCAGGGCATCCAGCATGTGCGTACGCATGTGGACGTGACCGACCCGAATCTGACCGCGCTGCACGCGATGCTGGAAGTAAAGGAAGAGATGGCACCTTTCGTCGATGTACAACTGGTCGCCTTCCCGCAGGAGGGGATCCTCTCCTACGCCAATGGAGCTGAGCTTTTGGAGGAATCGCTTCGCCTCGGCGCAGATGTGGTCGGGGGGATTCCGCACTACGAATTTACCCGTGAATACGGCGTCGAATCGATGCGGATTGCGTTTGCCTTGGCTGAAAAATACGATCGTCTTGTGGATATTCACTGTGACGAGATTGACGATGAGCAGTCCCGTTTTGTGGAAGTGGTTGCCGCCGAGGCGCTTCGTCTGGGAATCGGGGAAAAGGTGACGGCTTCTCATACGACCGCCATGCATTCCTACAATGATGCCTACGCATCGAAGCTGTTCCGCCTGCTGAAGCTGTCCGGCATCCATTTTGTCGCCAACCCGCTGGTAAATATCCACCTGCAGGGGCGTTTTGACAGCTATCCCAAACGTCGCGGGATTACGCGTGTGAAGGAAATGGTGCAGGAAGGCATCAACGTCTGCTTCGGACATGACGACATTTTCGATCCGTGGTATCCGCTCGGGACCGGCAATATGCTGCAGGTGCTGTTCATGGGCATTCACGCCTGCCAGCTGATGGGCTATGAGCAGATCGTCAACTCGATAGACCTGATTACGGAAAATAGCGCAAAAACGCTGCATCTCGGTGACCAATACGGAATCGAGGAAGGCCGACCGGCCAACCTGATCGTCCTCAATGCACGGGATGAATACGATGCCATCCGTCGGCAGGTTTCCGTTCGCTATTCCATTCGTCACGGGAAAATCATCGCTGAGACAGAGCCGACACAGCCCGTTCTGCGGCTGGGCGAGCAGCAAGAGGCTGTTACGTTTCAGAAGTAA
- a CDS encoding cupin domain-containing protein, translating into MEIYRFDKEIGKKITKFDSDFIMSRIVRTEKATHIGCMYLEANGIIGYHQAVSPQLLLIMAGEGAVRGESDDYHKVQAGDAVFWEKDEWHETKTSEGLTAIVIESEDLSPSAFMTLKK; encoded by the coding sequence ATGGAGATTTATCGCTTTGATAAAGAGATCGGGAAGAAAATTACCAAGTTCGATTCCGACTTTATCATGTCTCGCATTGTGCGAACGGAAAAGGCAACGCATATCGGATGCATGTACCTGGAAGCAAATGGCATCATCGGTTACCATCAAGCGGTATCGCCTCAACTCCTCCTGATCATGGCCGGAGAGGGCGCTGTACGAGGCGAGTCAGATGATTATCACAAAGTCCAGGCCGGCGATGCTGTGTTCTGGGAAAAAGATGAATGGCATGAAACAAAAACAAGCGAAGGACTAACGGCAATCGTCATCGAAAGTGAAGATTTAAGTCCTTCCGCATTTATGACTTTGAAGAAATAG
- the eutH gene encoding ethanolamine utilization protein EutH, with product MDQIGSYVIYFIMICAVIGAIAAIRNSDEGLGKEFMEGIHSTGYIFVPAAGIMASIPYISWFIDKVCGPIFNKIGADPALAATAILASDMGGYQLANVLKSSYEGWIMAMIVGFMAGATIVFSIPMGLAMLDKRDHKYMALGVMSGILTVPIGAFITSAILVMTNTKVREVISTDAESTYAFAIGYGKILINLSPILVFVVAIALGLRFLPDFMIRAFMIFGKTMDAGIKLVLVFSIVEYFTGVFSAIFGSWGFDPIIADPSDQFRALETAGYIGIMLAGAFPMVYLLRKYAAKPLQAMGNRMGLSSTGSAGLLATVANILAMFRLVRSMPPKDKVINIAFGVCSAFLLGDHLSFSANFQPTIILPLIIGKLGAGVIAIGLAYWLSVPKALELEKMDREAGVIGPDEYLPGHQEVAAAKE from the coding sequence ATGGATCAAATCGGTAGTTACGTCATTTACTTCATCATGATCTGTGCGGTAATTGGTGCGATCGCGGCGATCCGCAACAGTGATGAAGGATTGGGCAAGGAGTTTATGGAAGGTATTCATTCCACCGGATATATCTTTGTTCCGGCTGCAGGTATCATGGCTTCTATTCCTTATATCTCCTGGTTTATTGACAAAGTATGCGGGCCGATCTTCAACAAAATTGGCGCAGACCCGGCGCTTGCGGCCACCGCGATTCTGGCAAGCGACATGGGCGGATATCAGCTGGCCAATGTTCTGAAAAGCTCTTACGAGGGCTGGATCATGGCCATGATTGTCGGGTTCATGGCGGGAGCGACCATCGTTTTCTCGATCCCGATGGGGCTGGCCATGCTGGACAAACGGGATCACAAATACATGGCACTTGGCGTCATGTCCGGGATTTTGACCGTCCCGATCGGGGCATTCATCACCAGTGCGATACTGGTCATGACCAACACCAAGGTGCGTGAGGTAATCTCGACGGATGCAGAATCGACTTATGCGTTTGCCATTGGCTATGGAAAAATCCTGATCAACCTCTCGCCGATTCTGGTGTTTGTCGTGGCGATTGCGCTCGGGCTGCGCTTCCTGCCGGACTTCATGATTCGGGCGTTTATGATTTTCGGCAAGACGATGGATGCCGGGATCAAACTCGTTCTCGTCTTTTCCATCGTCGAGTATTTTACGGGCGTCTTTTCTGCCATCTTCGGGTCTTGGGGCTTCGATCCGATCATCGCCGATCCGTCAGACCAATTCCGGGCGCTGGAAACAGCGGGGTACATCGGCATCATGCTCGCCGGAGCTTTCCCGATGGTTTACCTGCTGCGCAAATATGCGGCCAAGCCGCTGCAGGCGATGGGGAACCGGATGGGACTCAGTTCAACAGGAAGTGCCGGCTTGCTGGCGACGGTAGCCAATATTCTGGCCATGTTTCGACTGGTTCGCTCCATGCCGCCTAAAGACAAGGTCATTAATATCGCCTTTGGTGTTTGTTCCGCGTTTTTGCTGGGGGATCACCTCTCCTTCTCGGCCAATTTTCAGCCGACGATAATTTTGCCGCTGATTATCGGGAAGCTGGGCGCTGGTGTGATTGCGATCGGTTTGGCTTACTGGCTCTCTGTGCCAAAAGCGCTCGAGCTGGAAAAAATGGATCGGGAAGCGGGAGTGATCGGTCCCGACGAATACTTGCCGGGGCATCAGGAGGTAGCCGCGGCCAAAGAATAG
- the metA gene encoding homoserine O-acetyltransferase MetA: MPIKLPDELPATEILENENIFVMKESRAFTQDIRPLRIVILNLMPVKQTTETQLLRLVGNTPLQVEAVLLYPSSHTSKNTPEEHLLTFYKTFEEIKDQKFDGMVITGAPVEQIDFTEVNYWPELQKILDWKMTNVTSTLHICWGAQAGLYHHFGVPKHPLPEKLFGVFSHTLNKQNVKLFRGFDNVFDIPHSRHTENRREDIEKVPELEILSESEEAGVYIVATKDGRQIFVTGHSEYDPCTLKDEYERDLKKGLEIKVPKNYFPQDDPTKEPVVRWRAHSNLFFSNWLNYYVYQETPYDWNTIK; the protein is encoded by the coding sequence ATGCCTATTAAATTGCCGGATGAGTTGCCAGCTACGGAGATATTGGAGAACGAAAATATATTTGTGATGAAAGAGAGCCGGGCCTTTACCCAGGATATTCGCCCGCTGCGCATCGTCATCCTCAACCTGATGCCAGTAAAACAGACGACGGAAACCCAGCTGCTTCGCCTTGTGGGAAATACCCCGCTGCAGGTAGAAGCCGTCTTGCTCTATCCATCCAGTCATACCTCCAAAAACACGCCGGAGGAGCATCTGCTCACGTTTTACAAAACCTTTGAAGAGATCAAGGACCAGAAGTTTGACGGGATGGTGATTACCGGTGCCCCTGTCGAGCAGATCGATTTTACCGAAGTCAATTATTGGCCGGAACTGCAGAAAATCCTCGACTGGAAAATGACCAATGTGACCTCTACGCTGCATATCTGCTGGGGTGCGCAGGCGGGGCTGTATCACCATTTCGGCGTGCCGAAGCATCCGCTGCCAGAGAAGCTGTTCGGTGTGTTTTCGCACACGCTCAACAAGCAAAATGTCAAGCTGTTCCGCGGCTTTGACAACGTGTTTGACATCCCGCACTCGCGCCACACCGAGAATCGGCGTGAGGATATCGAGAAGGTGCCGGAGCTGGAGATCCTCTCCGAATCCGAGGAGGCTGGCGTCTATATCGTCGCCACCAAGGACGGGCGGCAAATCTTCGTCACAGGCCACTCCGAATACGATCCGTGTACGCTCAAGGATGAGTATGAACGCGACCTGAAAAAAGGATTGGAGATCAAAGTGCCGAAAAACTACTTTCCGCAAGATGACCCGACAAAAGAGCCGGTCGTTCGGTGGCGGGCGCACTCCAACCTGTTTTTTTCCAACTGGCTTAATTACTATGTCTACCAAGAGACGCCGTACGACTGGAATACCATCAAATAA